Proteins encoded in a region of the Streptomyces sp. NBC_01298 genome:
- a CDS encoding DUF5134 domain-containing protein, whose product MHGPATSLSTTVSAWLLVLLCAVSGAYCLRRAGRAGGGAAAGEAAMGFGMALMAVPLRLGGGWQAPVLGAVFCGAALHALWLLRGGPHHAHHLVGSLTMVYMALAAGTGAGAAPGSSGHAHGQGAGLPLLTGLLLVYYAGYVVLGGARLVTVGASGAAGTTGAGGAAVGAVGAGAPAGPAEVIRACRLAMGIGMLAMLLTM is encoded by the coding sequence CTGCGCGGTGAGCGGGGCGTACTGTCTGCGGCGCGCGGGGAGAGCCGGCGGCGGAGCGGCGGCCGGGGAGGCGGCGATGGGTTTCGGCATGGCCCTGATGGCGGTGCCACTGCGGCTGGGCGGCGGCTGGCAGGCGCCCGTGCTGGGCGCGGTCTTCTGCGGGGCGGCGCTGCACGCCCTGTGGCTGCTGCGCGGGGGCCCGCACCACGCGCACCATCTGGTGGGCTCGCTGACCATGGTCTACATGGCGCTGGCCGCCGGGACGGGCGCGGGCGCGGCGCCGGGATCCTCGGGCCACGCCCACGGGCAGGGCGCCGGGCTGCCGCTGCTCACCGGCCTGCTGCTCGTCTACTACGCGGGGTACGTGGTGCTGGGCGGCGCCCGGCTGGTCACCGTCGGCGCCTCGGGCGCCGCAGGCACCACGGGTGCCGGGGGTGCCGCGGTCGGCGCGGTCGGCGCCGGCGCTCCCGCCGGACCGGCGGAAGTGATCCGGGCCTGCCGACTCGCCATGGGAATCGGCATGTTGGCGATGCTGCTCACGATGTGA
- a CDS encoding M56 family metallopeptidase produces the protein MMVPAVLLLLGALTAVLAPRLLARAEWPEREPVVALWAWQCVVGAVLLCFALSMLLSAAAAWHAVRGRLFAPAPHGVVDAYALDAAGGLWAAGTAVALAGGGLWTGAMLAREILRARARRRAQGAELLLRAPLLPGEQATGARLVVLEGQRPDSWWLPGPLPQLVVTTAALGRLKGSQLDAVLAHEQGHAAARHDWLLHCSRALSGGFPRVPVFAAFEAQMHRLVELAADDVASRRYGRLTTALALIGLNEDRGVFGPSPAPHAHVPQRVRRLLAAAPRLSAVRRMRLTALATLAPAIPLLVAFGPGLGALS, from the coding sequence ATGATGGTCCCCGCCGTTCTCCTGCTGCTCGGCGCCCTGACCGCGGTGCTCGCACCCCGCCTGCTGGCTCGGGCCGAATGGCCCGAGCGCGAGCCCGTCGTGGCCCTCTGGGCGTGGCAGTGCGTGGTGGGCGCCGTGCTCCTGTGCTTCGCCCTGTCGATGCTGCTGAGCGCGGCCGCCGCCTGGCACGCCGTGCGGGGCCGCCTGTTCGCCCCGGCCCCGCACGGCGTGGTCGACGCCTACGCGCTGGACGCCGCGGGCGGGCTCTGGGCCGCGGGCACCGCCGTCGCGCTGGCCGGCGGCGGGCTGTGGACCGGGGCGATGCTGGCCCGGGAGATCCTGCGGGCCCGCGCCCGACGGCGTGCGCAGGGCGCCGAACTGCTGCTGCGGGCACCGCTGTTGCCCGGCGAGCAGGCCACCGGGGCGCGGCTCGTGGTACTGGAGGGGCAGCGGCCCGACAGCTGGTGGCTGCCGGGTCCGCTGCCGCAGCTGGTGGTCACGACGGCGGCGCTGGGCCGGCTCAAGGGGAGTCAGCTGGACGCCGTACTGGCCCACGAGCAGGGGCACGCGGCGGCCCGGCACGACTGGCTGCTGCACTGCTCGCGGGCGCTGTCCGGGGGGTTCCCGCGGGTCCCGGTCTTCGCCGCGTTCGAGGCGCAGATGCACCGGCTGGTGGAGCTGGCGGCCGACGACGTGGCCTCGCGGCGGTACGGGCGCCTGACCACCGCCCTCGCCCTGATCGGCCTGAACGAGGACCGCGGGGTCTTCGGCCCGTCCCCCGCGCCGCACGCACACGTCCCCCAGCGGGTCCGGCGGCTGCTGGCGGCCGCCCCCCGGCTGTCGGCCGTGCGCCGGATGCGGCTGACGGCCCTGGCGACCCTGGCTCCGGCGATCCCGCTGCTGGTGGCGTTCGGACCGGGACTCGGCGCGCTGTCCTGA
- a CDS encoding Pycsar system effector family protein: MSDPAPVSPPPQAPPQSAQNATETAWRVHAALIDWTGKVDAKAAFALTIESAVLALAATLSRPLADLGGSRRAVFLAGGAVVAAAALFAMVAVFPRMNGRTVRRVSAGDLVYFGHIRHWDPAELALTLRTTDPLPALSRQLVAMARVVWRKHRCVQASLCAAALGAALLAVSVAVP; this comes from the coding sequence ATGTCTGATCCAGCCCCGGTTTCGCCGCCGCCGCAGGCTCCTCCCCAATCGGCGCAGAACGCTACAGAGACGGCGTGGCGCGTCCACGCCGCGTTGATCGACTGGACCGGAAAAGTTGACGCGAAAGCGGCGTTCGCGCTGACCATCGAATCGGCCGTGCTGGCCCTGGCCGCGACCCTGTCGCGCCCCCTCGCCGACCTCGGCGGCAGCCGGCGCGCCGTCTTCCTCGCGGGTGGGGCGGTGGTCGCCGCGGCCGCGCTGTTCGCGATGGTCGCGGTCTTCCCCCGGATGAACGGGCGTACGGTGCGCCGCGTTTCAGCCGGTGACCTCGTCTACTTCGGCCACATCCGGCACTGGGATCCGGCCGAGCTCGCCCTCACCCTGAGGACGACGGACCCGCTCCCCGCCCTCAGCCGTCAGCTCGTCGCGATGGCACGGGTCGTGTGGCGCAAGCACCGCTGCGTGCAGGCGTCGTTGTGCGCCGCGGCGCTCGGGGCCGCGCTCCTCGCGGTGTCCGTGGCCGTTCCCTGA